AatgttttattttttatatttgAGGCAGATCTCAAGCTTTATATGCACTTGGTACGAAGCTCGGCTTGAGCCAATGGATTTCAATGCATTCCCTGCTGTTTACCCTAAAGTCCCTCAACAAGATAACGAGTACGAAACCAAACATCTACGCTTTTTATTTTTCCTGACTCCTTTTGCTTTGTTGTAACTTTTTTAtacatttttgtgatttttgttCACAAACACCTGTACCTTTTCCAGTATTGATTGTGGCATTTTCACTATGAAACTAATGGGATGGTGCCCAAGGAATCCAACCCCTATAGTTTTTTCACCAAAAGATGTCCCAGATGCAAGGATCCGATATGCTGTTGATCTCATGTTCAGCCACTACAACACTTTGGATGACGAGAAGAAGCGTGTCAAGGAGTTCTGCCTATAGGTTAACCCCATATGCATTTTTTCTGGTTTTTTCAGATTCTTTTGCTTTATGTTTGTGACAGGATTTTATTAAGTTTCCCCCTGTGTTTTTATCCTTCCGTGCAGACATGAAAAAGTGCTGACAGCTCCTAAAAGACGCCACTCACAGTGACAAGAGGAGCTGTATCAAGAGTCATATCAGCAAAATCAAAGGAAAGAGGAGTTGTATCAAACACATAGTTAGCAATTGTTTAAACATTTTCGAgatgtttttctattttttgtaTGAACACAGAATGTACACCCTTGTTGCTGTAGAACATATATATGCCCCCTCTATTATTTTTTGTTTTGTTCTTTTTCACTCGGTAATGTGGTGAAACACAGGAACTATAACAGTGTTTTTCCTCATGTGTTTATGTTTGCACCTTTTCCAAATTTTTGCTTAAATGAATTTTTCATGTTTTCCGTGTGGCATCAATACTTTTTTGGTGTTTTCCATCTGATGGAGAGGGCCAAGGAGATGATGACACAAAGGTCACCCTCTcttttttatatcttttttgtACTCATTTTAATGCACAACAGTCATCTTTAAGTTTCTAGATCTCTATACTTTTTAGGTTCAGATCCACCTAAAATCGTTGCTCATGTTTGAGTTTTTCCTGTATCATTTTACTCCTGCACTCATTTTTTGCTTACAAACATATTAAAGTATGAAGTCATCTTTCAGAATCCCAGCTAGGGTAGCAAGTTTTGTTCATACAGTTTCCAGTTTTACTGCATTTTGTCATTTTACTAATAAAGATCATACATCAGGCACCAAAAACTTATGAACTTAAGGAGGAGAAACAATGCCCATTTCGATTTTTCTCATAATGCAAGGAAACACTCATGAAGATCAAGACCAACAGCAACAAGGTAATTTATCCACATTGTTTCCCATCATTTGTGCAACAACAGAGTTTTCAGTTCATAAGCAAAAAAAGAGAGGAAGAGAAACATGCAACAGTTTTCATCGTCTCTCCTTATAATGTACTTATTGTTAAAGAACTTTCAACTCTTTTTTTCTTCAAGATGCACCAGTAGTATCTTTTCGTGCGCTCCGCTTCTCGCCTGTTTTTTGCTTCCCTCCTGTTTGTTTCTTGCTAGGCATCCCCTTTGAGGCACTAGGCGCACTAGTAGTATCCTTCTGTGCACTCCGTTTGTCACCTGCTTTTGGCCCCCCTCCTGTTTGACTCTTCCTACTACTATCCTTTGAAGCACCAGGGACTCCTGTGACAACAAGATTTTTTTTTCTTAGTTTTTTAGGCACAAACAAATGACAGCAGCAGAGTGATGCGATTTTAAGTAGTAGTGCTTTTAAAGTGCGAGGATTGAGGCAAACCTGTTGGTTGCTTGCCGACTGTAGTCTTCTTGTGAAATTGGGACCTGGGGATGTGTTTGTTTGTGCACGAAGCAAAAACATGGTCATGCTGACCACAATGACTGCAACCAATTTGTTGTTTTGCCTGTATTTTCTCCAAAAATGTCTTGTAACGCTCTTGTGGACGCCCCTTCGAAGCAATAACATCAGGATCCTTTAGACTTTCCCCGTACCCATCAGGGTGCGGCGTGACCATAGTAGGGGCTGGAGCTCTCTCAACATGCTTGTCTTGCATTTTTTGCTGCTCCTCTGCCAAAGTCATCTCATCTAGCTTTGCCTCAATCCTCACACTTTCACCAACCACATACATATATTTTTCATTGGATGACGCAGCATCCGAAGCCATTTCATTCAGTCTGCTAGACAGCAACATGTATCTAAGGTGATGGTCCCCTGCTGTTAGCTCCTCAGGGACGCCGTACCTGAGTTTTCTAATGTCTTTTCTTTGCTTGGGTCTCCATCTGTCAATGTAGTACTTCTCGGGTAGCACCGGCAAGTTGAGGTGTGTTAATACCCTAAGTATGTGGCTGCACACAACGCCATCTTTTTCAAACTTTCCACAAATGCAAGCAAAATCCTCTCTGTGCATATCAACAATGACAACATATCTCCGGATTCTAAAATCTTTCTTGTACACCTCGTACCTTGTGTTTTTCTCAACCTCCTCCACATGCAACTGGCTTGCAAACTTTATAACTTTCTGAAATATGTAGAATATCGCTCTGTTGTACTTCTCTGCAGCCTGCAATTCCAGTTCAGTGCCCAGCCAGTAGGTTGGCTTTGTTGTTCTGGTAATAGAGTCTTGTTCCTTCTCATTCTCCTGCATCGCTTTCAATATCCGCTCATACTCACGCAAAAAGGTAATCACACTGAATGTTGAGCCTACATTGTCCTTGAATATGGCATTTGTCCCTTCACTCCGGGCAGTCGAGTGGATGAAAgggaagaagcttttcttgaaATAGACTGGGACAAACAACTCCCTATACTTCCACATGTACCTGAAGTACTTGACATTCTCTACTCCATACTTCTCCGTCATCGGTGGCCACAACGTCTCAAACTCTGCCTCTGTCAGGCAGTTatgcatgatgtcgctgaagTCAGCATACAAGTCTGGTTGTGTTGAAAAGGTTCTCACACATCTTTCCCGAACCTTTTTCATTATGTGGAAGAGACAACACCTATGAACAACACCCTTGAAAACAGCAGGAACCGCGGTCTTCATTGCCACATCTTGGTCAGTAATGACCGTGAGAGGAGCTTTTCGACGCATGCAGTCCAGAAATGTGTCGAAAAGCCATTCAAATGTGTCCACCGTCTCGT
The Aegilops tauschii subsp. strangulata cultivar AL8/78 chromosome 3, Aet v6.0, whole genome shotgun sequence genome window above contains:
- the LOC120962061 gene encoding protein FAR1-RELATED SEQUENCE 5-like; this encodes MDDEVAACTSHVPSFPDDMSLDGGLGDDSAAAGSSHGPSFTDGMSFDDVSDNGKQADAHGKNKNVCDCDDQQEGGPVQQENVEHLSQEDILIFIQNDSVCAAQAQTCSQEVRSHHVPYVGMVFDSCDAAHAFYNEYAAICGFAIKKAGNYHATKPGGKAVSRYTYRCNRSGKVVGKDVLEERKKQRQLKKQEKTGIPPPEKAKRKRKNFIQITGCQAKMIATLKGDKWVVTSVDLEHNHTLSPPDESKYLRSHKKMTEEEKLFIRTFNSVQMPTRKIMAILSYLRGGDAPYTKKYVSNVRTAINRENGKGDMLQVLEYFRNKQKEDPNFYYAFKVADEDINKVLCIFWADGYSRKMYELYGDCLSFDTTYKTNRYNMPFAPFVGITGHGLNCLFACAIVHNETVDTFEWLFDTFLDCMRRKAPLTVITDQDVAMKTAVPAVFKGVVHRCCLFHIMKKVRERCVRTFSTQPDLYADFSDIMHNCLTEAEFETLWPPMTEKYGVENVKYFRYMWKYRELFVPVYFKKSFFPFIHSTARSEGTNAIFKDNVGSTFSVITFLREYERILKAMQENEKEQDSITRTTKPTYWLGTELELQAAEKYNRAIFYIFQKVIKFASQLHVEEVEKNTRYEVYKKDFRIRRYVVIVDMHREDFACICGKFEKDGVVCSHILRVLTHLNLPVLPEKYYIDRWRPKQRKDIRKLRYGVPEELTAGDHHLRYMLLSSRLNEMASDAASSNEKYMYVVGESVRIEAKLDEMTLAEEQQKMQDKHVERAPAPTMVTPHPDGYGESLKDPDVIASKGRPQERYKTFLEKIQAKQQIGCSHCGQHDHVFASCTNKHIPRSQFHKKTTVGKQPTGVPGASKDSSRKSQTGGGPKAGDKRSAQKDTTSAPSASKGMPSKKQTGGKQKTGEKRSARKDTTGAS